tgaacaaaacataaaattgtatgaacAATGGATACTGTCTGGTAAACAAGGTGATATATTTTTTGGAGATACCGTTGAACAATGTGGCCGTGTGTCATTGAATGCTGGAGACACATTCTTTATACCTACTGGTTGGATTCATGCCGTTTATACTCCAAAAGACTCATTAGTATTTGGAGGCAACTTTTTGCACTCTTTTGGTATTGAGAAACAGCTTCGTGTCGCAGAAGTAGAAGAATCCACCAAGGTcagtattattaaacttaaattattgtattgatttattgagacttactaatataaacaaatgtttagGTACCTCAAAAGTTTAGATATCCATTTTTTACTGAAATGCTGTGGTATGTTCTGGAGCGTTATGTCTATTGTGATTTGGGTAAATCTCATCTTTCAGAAGGCGTTGAGACTTCACCTTCGACAGATGAGCATATACATTTCACTAAACAggtaaaatactgaaataaaatgataataacaaacagattaaaattatcgatttttaatattcatacagGAGCTCCATGGAATAaaagcaattgtaaaatatctgCATATATTGCcaccgaataaaaaaaatgttcctccTCTGATCAAAGATGCTATTGAGTTGATCAGAAATGTGGCCATTGTGATAAATAAGCATAAGAATGATATACCTGAATATGCTATAAGTGGAAAGCCAATTCTTAAAATTCAAGGCGATAaggtatgatattaataataactactatttatacaataattgtattctaatgctaattataattttgttgttatataatattattataataatattttttatttttataggaaagAGAAAGGAGGTTTTATAAGACAGCTGGTGATATGAACGCCAAAGTAAAAACTTCACGAAAAACAGCTTCTGGCGCAGGAGGGCCTAGAAGAAGACGTACAAGATGTAAAAAATGTGAAGCTTGTAAACAAGCAGACTGTGGAGAATGTTCATTCTGCAGAGATATGGTTAAGTTTGGTGGACCTGGTCGCGCTAAACAGACTTGTGTGATGCGTCAATGCTTGCAGGtacattattaaactaaataatgtaattaatattcagGATCTGAATcgatgtatttttatatgttatagcCAATGTTACCAATAACCGCAGCTTGTGGGATTTGTTCATTGGACGGCTGGggtcaacaaattattattcctatACAGAAAGCAGCTAAAGATACTCCTAGCCAACTTATGGAGTGTAGTGTATGCTTTGAAATTGTACATCCTGACTGCTTATTGAAAcaagtaaaaacataattattgtaataacttcagactattaatattaataaaaattgtaaattgcatTCTTTTCAGCCTATTTATACTAACAATGGTACTTACAATGAAGATCTACCTAATAGCTGGGAATGTCCCAAATGTTGTAAGGAAGGGAAAGAAAGCaaggtaaatacaattatagattttaattatattgtaagtaatttcatatttgttaatattttaaatactattgacTGTTGTAGCCTCGCCATTTTCGTGCTAGACAAAAATCATCAGATATCCGTAGAACTTCTGTCAGTAGCAATGACACTAATCCACAAAAACGTTGTAAAGTAAgcagaaattaatattttaaaatttaaaattattttatttatttaaaaaataattaattttaggaCGAAGAAGAATACAGTGATACAAATTCTGAAAGTGATGGAGACAACATTTCTAATAAAAGACTGAAAATTGAGAAAAAGGAAAACTTATTAACGGAACGATCACCACCCTTGCCTTCaacggtaaatatatttttcttcatttaCTTTAATACACagctttttaaatatattttttattagcggatcatacatttttactgtatattggtattgcattttttttttttttttttattctagaagcatgattttttaacaaataaaactaatgtaaaataaaatattttaacaaaactgGTTAAAATCTAAcagtatctaatattatacatacttgtaaataaaataaattctatattaatgtgatttaatatcaattaagttattagttttaaaatgagatactaaaattaatttttttatggaatgtattaataagtataataaggtcattaaattttgtttaaaaaattatgcattttagATAGAACTGTGGATACTACTACcttgatttgaaaataaaatggtatgatgataaatgataataatgaaaatgataCTAGTCTTGTATGTTACCTACAGCTAAATGGTACCTTCCAAAATCTGTTGCGTGTGCGTGTATGCTACCTACTAATTAATTGcatggttatttttttgtagtacAACATAATTGTAttgctgataataatatatattgcaataatatattcatcattGTCAAATTTTCTTAGGCGTTTTTATGTCATTACAGAAAACTTCTAACATAATAAATTTCTGTTAATGTAATAACTGTCCGCTACGCCTACCCATCTAAATAAATCTCAAGTTGACAATTTAACATATACTTAAAtgtaatatcaaaaatcaaagtTTATTTGCGTTGACCATTTCGTCAAATGTGTACTCGAATCTGATGAGTATTATTGTAATCTGATATTAATCTTGGTAACTGACAATTAAttgcaacaaataaaaaataattagagatTAGAGATCTTTGCCttgtttgaattataatttatggtaggTAGTGTACAACACTAAGGCATTGTGGTACATAGCATACAAGATATAAttaccttaaaaataatattattagatgccTTTTAACCCTTTGACGATTATAGACgcatatttaagttttgttatgGTGTTTATCGAATTttagtgatattatttttgtacagatttcaaacctataattaaatatgtgcTGCCATCTGTCATCtaacttttctaaaaaattttaactagaTTAGAAcgtaaaagtaatatttattacaattatcatTTTCCGTATGTATAAGAAGTTGCCTATATTGTCATATTAGTTCACTCGTCAAAGGGTTAATGGGTCAATTTTGGCAAACCGTTTGCAGAATAGCagtcataattttttacaaCTTATGATCACATTTCTGAATATGGTTTACCTTTTTCTCCTTTAATCCGAGGAAATATATTAGCAATAATggcatttattaatattattgaaaatagtttaaactattacttaagaggacgcctcACCCGTATATGtcgtctctgtcttacaagtgcataatatatcaaattgtacGCTCGGCCTTAGGCATGTAGCTCCGTTAGcataaaaattagagtgaattgacctcttataaaacctagaggtaagattattatctaggcaatctcattggctttttattatatttagcgagttatgagtattttaaaattgtaaattgtttgtacatcatCAAATACTCATagtttgctttaaaattaaaatatagaaaaaaacctatgacattgcctagataataatttgacttttaaattttgtaaaaggtcaattcactctaatttttaaactaacggagctacacgtgttctgatgagcgtacaatttgctacgttacgcacttgtaagactgaGATAACATATTATGCGGATGAGGCGTCCtcttaactgttttttttttttgttctatgtggaatttagttaattaaatattaacaactaGAAATTCAAATCTAAATCAACACAATGACTGTTCTAAtttttctcatattataatgttaaattgcaaaaaaatgcaacattttacataaaagttattttaggtTGGTATAACTGTTTCATTATCGTTTATAAACAGTTTTACTAACTTTTCTATTGTACAAAAGTGGCTTtcacatttaatttatacttaaatatttttctaattttcattAGATTGGTGTTGTTGATTTCTGTTACTGAAAGGTAGGCATCTAACcacattttaattcattatactatgtatataacaaTGAAAAGTAAACACATCATAAACCAAACGTGTGATTAATttccaagtaaaataatattattaatattttgaattattttcccCGTGATATGATACTGTTCTATTTGACTTTAAACCTGAgtcaataaatgttaataaattgatGCACGtaatttttactgaaatattgtgTTCTTATATTTACACTATTAGGCTTGAGTTTCACTTACCAACTGGCGTTCATCTGGATGTGCAGATATGTAAAATAATGCTTTAATAACTTCACCATTGGTAGACACTTCTTGAAAACCGTTGTGTGCTGTCTTATAAACTAGTTTTCACTGCTTGtgtgttttgtaatattaaatggaTACTGACCaggtattaaaaaagtattgtatgatttttttttattattatattgcttaacTTTTTTTACGAGTTACTTTATTGTCattttgttagaaaaataataattattattttgatttatatttatagtgttaattaaattttttttccaagtatTTCTCTATTATaccattaattgtatagtttatcataatatattaatttcaaagtatgaattatagtttttgtgcaatttatttatacttaagatTCTGTGTGAACTCTGTACCTACttgtttttaaagatattttttatattaacttcatTAAGAATACTGATAGAATtcaattatgataaatagtCCAAGTTTAGACctatctttatttataaaagaagattgttttaagatatttttcaaacagTAGGGTATGGTAAAGAAAATCAGAACTACAAAAGGAAAttgatacacatattatttgcagttattttaataaaatcaatataactaTTCTACAATTGTATCAGATTAATTTGTAGTAAAgaactttgaaaataaattacatatttaaaaatttattatctGGAAATTTAATCATAAGTCCAGAAACAttgtaatatatcattatgGTGTATTagaatttatgatttttgaatttttttcatagaatTGCAGTTTTaagagttaataatattttacttttcattTCAAATAACataccattttatatattcactgttataatatttagtctTTAATTACTATGTTTAAgtctttaacataattttttttttgagttccTAAAAACCATACAAAACTAAGCTCTGCTAAGAATcttatttcaataattgtaattagttATCGACAAtccttttaaaactaaaatattcatttaacaCGATCTTTCACCGAAATAAGCGAAGCAAGTTAAGTCTgacatttcatattatgtagaattttctgattttttttacgGACACTGGGGATTACATGTTTAACAATTATTCTAATCACATTTACTTGTGATTTtgtgtattgtaattttatactacatattttcttatttactaATTAAGATTACCATGTCCCAGTTGTAtcttttaatgatatttaagttgttatcattttttaattattaattaatttaattgttaaattgctGAAAGTTAATGGAGCTTAATTTGTTTTCCTATTCATTCAACATATATTTTGGGTCATGctattcaatgaataataaaataattaataataataataattaattttattgtgacttatataatgttatatattattttattaattttttttattatttccttcATTATCaactaataaattgtaaaataaaataaaccaaattattTTCCTCATTTTATCCTTAAtcacctacatttttttttttttaccaccatAATGTCTTGTGCATGATTTAACAATTGCTTGGTGTCTTGATCGTGTTTTCTGCGATTCAGTTTgggttataacataataaaatgtcaCTTCATTAATGCACATCAAGAGGAACACGAAACgtctatgtaaataatatattttaacttaatttttgttttgctaTTGAACTGTTTTATGCACTATGCCTAATCCAATTTGCCTCCTTAACTGGTTTTAATATGTACTCATGCACTTGCAAAATTGTGCACGAAATTGTtacttatttcatttataaGTCGTCGGAAGCGGACGAATATTACAAGTAAGTCAGAAAGCTCGCGCGAATCTATCACCTAAGAGTGATGATTAAACGAGGTATTGCGCGGTAATGGTTATCAAGTTTGGTGCgtaaaatcgataaaaatcgtgctttttttttttgaaacgagCGTTTGGTGTATAAAGTTCAAATGCTAGACTTACAGGAGGTATTGTTGTACGTTGACttgtgttttgaattttttgaaaatttcgaaGTTTTTCGAAACGATTTTAAAAGCGTATTATCGTCgcgtgttttttaaattaaaaaaaaaaattgtcttcgtTGTGTTTATTCAGTTTCCTATCGATATTTGACTTGCCGTATCTATTATCAGACTTCTGCCACCACCGCCACTACCACCACACCACGTACCGCGCGTAGTTTGCTGAGCCgtctttgtaataatatgtaatataaaatacaaaccgTTTTTGAATTTTCTGATTTCGAAATTTTACGAGTTCACTatatagtcaattttttttaaaagtaaacacaatatttcgtttgatatttttttatagagatGGATGGAAGAGCATTCTATGAAAATGTTAAATCGTTCTGTCAAAGTCGAGGAGGCCCATATGTCAACGTACAAcaacaccaccaccaccaccaccaccaccaccactaccaccaCAACCACCAACATAACCACCACCTCCACGCCCGCCGCCACCGTCGTCGTCACCCCGACAATCGCGGAGCTGCCGCCAGCTCCACCGCCACAGGCATCGCGCAAGATCGATTTACGCAAGCAGCTGGCCAGCCAACTGTCCGGCAGTTCGGGCAAACACTGCAACGTGCTCAAGAAACAGTCTTACGTGTCGAAACCGACCAAAGGTGGCGGGCATAAGTCTCAGTCTGGTGGACAAAAGTCTCAGGTCGGCGGACAGTCTCAAGGCGGCGGGAACGTAAACGGCTACCAGCAGCATAACAATAACCATCACAACAACAACAGTAATCACTGCGGGGACGCGGCGTGCATGCTTCCGGTGTTCGAGTACCTGACGCCCGCCGAGCTGGCCAAGTGCGCGCTGGTATGCCGCGCTTGGTCTGCAATGTCCATGGACCCGTCGCTGTGGCGCAAGCTGGACGTGACCGGCAAGCGGCTGACCGCGTCGTGCTTGGCTGGCGTTGTGAAGCGGCAACCCGAGGTCCTTCTGATGGACTGGACGGCAATCGCCAAGCGACAGCTGGAATGGATGATCGCCAAGCTGACACGACTCAAGGTTCTGTCGCTGCAAGGCTGCTCGTGGAGCGGCGTGACTGCGCTGCGCAGCAGCAGCGTAGTGCCGCCGTCGCTGGCCGCACTCGACCTGAGCTACGTTACCGGCATGACGGACGCGTCGCTCCGGGATGTACTGTCGCCGCCGTCCGACTCGCGATCGTCGTCCAACGACAACACAAACCGGGCGCGGTTCCGGAACCTGCGCACTCTGAAGCTGGCCGGCGTGGACATCGGCGACGTGTCGCTCAGGTACGTGGTGCAGTACGCGCCCAGCCTGGTCGAGCTGGACCTGTCGCAGAACTACCGGATCACGGATGCCGGGATCGCACAGCTCACCACGCCCGTCGGCAATGCCGTGTCCACGCTCGAGGTGCTCGACCTGTCCGGTTGCGTGGCCGTTACTGACGCTTCGCTCGACCACCTGCTCAAGTGCACGGCTCTGCGCCGGTTGGACTTGAAGCAGACGCCCAAGATCACCATGGTGGCCATCAACAAGTTCCTCGTGGCCAACGAGCGGTTCTCGGCCAGCGAGACCCGACTGCTGATCAAGTCACCCatgccgccgccgtcgccggtCACGTCGACCGGAAGACGCGATTCGACGGGCAGCAGTAGTTAAGAGGCGTCGCACGCAGGAGTGGTAGTGCGTGCGTCGACGATTTAGTCGTTGTAGTTTTTTAAGTGCGACCGTAACCATCGCCGAGACGATGATGACTACGACGACGGACGGACACTCCGGCGCGTTTCGACATTAGTAgtagtaataatgtataattgtatatttttatagcaagttttttctaatattatattgtgtcgtCAGTTTTTTTCTTTCCAAATTCCAATACGCGAAAAGGGggatttcattttgtttttcgtatagtatatatatattaatatatttatggtttattattatgtgtttccGGTTTAGTGCCTGATAGTATTATTCGGGTCGTACACGACTCGGTCGTCCCAATGTGTGTTTGGTCTGCCAAACTCTGGTTGACCGGGCACGGtttgtaagaatttttttttttactttttgcgtacgtaataatattattatgtaaatacgaCGTTTATCGACGAAAGACAATCTCTTCACGGGTTCATGctcatttaatttacaatattattctatttccGACTAATTTAAACCTTTAaggaatttgtatttttttctacgTTCATCAAAACGTCATCacaattttacttaatttttattatttataaaccacacaatttgaaaaaaaaaaaagactgaagttttgtttgtattaccgttagttttataagtattacattatattatgcaatcaaACGCGTGTTGCGACTGTGTTAATGGACACTAGTGAAAGGACGGATGGCCTGCAAGTTAGTTAAAAAACTAATCGAAATTTATCAATACTCAACACTCTTTTGATAACCGTTTAATGGAGTGatgtttggtgtttttttttttttgtatttaaattataaaaatgactgtgtttattattattttttttttgtattattgtattatgaataaACTATCCATGTGTATGCAATTTGCTCGACATTTTTTTCTGTTCGTTCTCGTTcgattattattctaaatatcgTTAAACTCTTATAACATACTCCAACAGcgtcttaaaaatacatttttaaactactcCAATATTCTGCGATTAAACAGAACCATATACTGTAAATATCTTTTCTGTATTGACTCGTAGATAAATCTATTATATACGTAATTGGTGGTGGttgtgtataatgtgtatatataataataaattgatataatttatcatagtgTTTACTCCAATCGTCAACCACGTGGCTCttgtattgtattacaatattgtcaTATCTACTGGATGTAAGAGTGACCgtctatttaaaactataagcaaattattgtgataaattgatatcgatTGATCAATCTCAAGCGTGTGATCTCGGCAAAAATGATTCGTGGCATAATTCATGTGTTGCGAATAGGAGGAGGAGTAGAAAGAGTGAGCAAGAGGCTACTATAGTGGCCAGTGCCCCCTCCCTCTTCGTTctcaaaaaatacaatataatatttcattaattattaaaaatcggcaacgtaaaattttttttgatttaaacctCCGTAGTCCGTTCACAGATTCTGGATCAGTCCTTGAGAGTGAGCTCGGTGGCGTTGCGTTTCCgtcaaaatttgttttaccCGATCGTGAACTCTCACCTGCGAGCCTTGCGTGTGACGTAACAGTTTTCGCTAGACTTTGGCTGagaaattattttctttcgTTCGAAATACGGTTCGGGGGCACGTTACGATGAACTATCGATtcttcattatatattatatatatacgtagaaTTCTATATGCCTGTATTGATTCGCGTTCAAATTGTATCGTAGActaaattacgttttttttatccGATTACCTACCATTTACGCATTTTGGGTGTATGGTTTACGCCCcaagtatatacaaattattttattgatttaataagcgtcagtataataatgtactatacTTAGTACATGATTTAAGTACCAAACATGTAAAGAACAAATAAATTTCGCAGATATTTTAAGGACCTGTATACGAaagatcaaaaaataattattgttttttaaatcaaaatgaagtcctatataaataattgtcaataatatatattaactattgagTACAATCGATTGttagaaataatacatttatgtacctacatgactttttttataatttattaattaatgctatgaaatatgatttattaataatcaatgtaaagtaggtaaaattataaataatgcatcACAGGCTACGAAGTAATAAAATCACTGACCTGGACATTAATTACTGATTTTATACGATACTATTTATTTCTTATCTCGTCTTGGGACTTATCAACCACTGATAACcaccttttataatatataggtataaataatacattccaATATCAATAGCtacattgtgtgtataatattacaatgtaatatCAATTACTGAATTACATGACACgtcattttttaaagttttctatCTAtcggtaaacatttttattaattgtgtattgTGCATGAATTTGACTAATATTTTGTGGCGGACTTGAACGTTTTGTAAGTAAAACCGATTACTTGCGGAATGCGCGGCGgtggtgtgtataatattattgttatgataataacGTCTGCAGATAATAATCCTAATCCGCGATGGTGTCGTGTACGCGGTATTTTGTATTAACAACGCTCATAACATGCTCGGCGATGTCAATTGCACAATTTCTGTTTGTATTGTCGAAATGCATTTGGACGGCGGCGCGTATATAGAAGACAGTTAATCGACCCGATAAAAAGTCCCGACGAACCCAAAAAACCGTGTCGCAGTGTTTGTTGTACGAGCGTGTTTTCGTTTTCTAGGAACCGCAGTCGTCTTCCTGCAAAAACGAACGGCAACAAGTGCcggccaccaccaccaccacaccCGTCGAACCCGGCGCCGCCGACAAGTCCGATTTCGAGAACAAAACACCTCATAAAAAATTCGTAAGTCTCCTCGCCGTCGAGCCAATTTATACGATTACGACGAGAtaccgtgtgtgtgtgtgttttttgttgtttgtgTGCCGTCgcgattattaataatttcgtattttgttgtttttttttttgcgcgcGTGATGCAGAGACGGAATCTGACGGAAGAGAGGAAACCCGCGAAATCCGAACCCGGCACGAGCACCGGAAACCAGTCGCCCATGGTGGCGACGGCCGCTGTGGCGCCACCATCGTCGGAAGTGAAGTCGTCCGACGGCGACGGATCGAAACAAACCACCACCACCAAACGGCCGGCCGAGGTGAGTGTGCGTGTGATAAAcccgacgatgataataatatgttatattatattatcattgagtttTCAGTATGATATATCTAGAGATTCGCTCGGTCATTCTGGTGTGAAAAAAAATCGCAGCGAGATGATTGCACCATATCTTTGCACTGAAACAGTCGCGCAACC
This is a stretch of genomic DNA from Acyrthosiphon pisum isolate AL4f chromosome A3, pea_aphid_22Mar2018_4r6ur, whole genome shotgun sequence. It encodes these proteins:
- the LOC100169407 gene encoding jmjC domain-containing histone demethylation protein 1 isoform X2, translated to MASSSRDSEPGKTMSTHHHKYSSRIRTRKEKKTYSEDWAYGDEEEIEGVRSFSLQEKLDSTRYLNHNFSKQMDGKDFTISYLQKHGFVIPLLFKDKTGLGLHVPSPNFSVNDVRTCVGSRRMLDVMDVNTQKNFEMTMKEWTKYYEDPVKDKLLNVISLEFSHTKLENYIKRPNIVRELDWVDCVWPKHLKESQTESTNVIDDMMYPKVQKYCLMSVKGCYTDFHIDFGGTSVWYHILKGSKVFWLIPPTEQNIKLYEQWILSGKQGDIFFGDTVEQCGRVSLNAGDTFFIPTGWIHAVYTPKDSLVFGGNFLHSFGIEKQLRVAEVEESTKVPQKFRYPFFTEMLWYVLERYVYCDLGKSHLSEGVETSPSTDEHIHFTKQELHGIKAIVKYLHILPPNKKNVPPLIKDAIELIRNVAIVINKHKNDIPEYAISGKPILKIQGDKERERRFYKTAGDMNAKVKTSRKTASGAGGPRRRRTRCKKCEACKQADCGECSFCRDMVKFGGPGRAKQTCVMRQCLQPMLPITAACGICSLDGWGQQIIIPIQKAAKDTPSQLMECSVCFEIVHPDCLLKQPIYTNNGTYNEDLPNSWECPKCCKEGKESKPRHFRARQKSSDIRRTSVSSNDTNPQKRCKDEEEYSDTNSESDGDNISNKRLKIEKKENLLTERSPPLPSTRWMEEHSMKMLNRSVKVEEAHMSTYNNTTTTTTTTTTTTTTTNITTTSTPAATVVVTPTIAELPPAPPPQASRKIDLRKQLASQLSGSSGKHCNVLKKQSYVSKPTKGGGHKSQSGGQKSQVGGQSQGGGNVNGYQQHNNNHHNNNSNHCGDAACMLPVFEYLTPAELAKCALVCRAWSAMSMDPSLWRKLDVTGKRLTASCLAGVVKRQPEVLLMDWTAIAKRQLEWMIAKLTRLKVLSLQGCSWSGVTALRSSSVVPPSLAALDLSYVTGMTDASLRDVLSPPSDSRSSSNDNTNRARFRNLRTLKLAGVDIGDVSLRYVVQYAPSLVELDLSQNYRITDAGIAQLTTPVGNAVSTLEVLDLSGCVAVTDASLDHLLKCTALRRLDLKQTPKITMVAINKFLVANERFSASETRLLIKSPMPPPSPVTSTGRRDSTGSSS